A segment of the Opitutia bacterium genome:
GACTGCGGCCGACGATGCGCATGATGCTGGGTGTCGTCGCGTTCGTCCTACTCATCGCCTGCGCCAACGTCGCCAGCCTCTTCCTCGGCCGCCTCTCCGCCCGGCAAAAGGAGATCGCGGTCCGCCAGTCCCTTGGCGCCACGCGTGGCATGCTCGTGCGCCAATTCCTTGTCGAAAGCCTCCTCTTCAGCGTCGTGGCGGGCGGGCTCGGCGTGCTGCTCGCCATCTGGTCGCTCTCCGGCATCCGCAGCCTCCTCGCCAACCAACTCCCGCCCGACACGCAACTCGGCGTGAGCCTCCCCGCACTCGTCGCGACCGTCGGCGTGACATTCCTCGTCGGCGTGCTGATCGGGCTCTTTCCCGCGTGGCAGGCTTCGCAAGTCGAGCTCACCGAAACGCTCAAGGACTCCTCGCGCGGTTCCTCCGGCGGCCCGCGCGGCAAACGCTTCCGCGGCGCGCTTGTCGTGGCGGAAGTGGCGCTCTCGGTCGCCTTGCTCGTCGGTTCGGGCCTGTTGCTCGCGTCGTTCCTGAAACTCCAGCGCACGCCGCCGGGCTTCTCGCCGCGCGGCGTGGCCGCCGCGTTTGTCGGATTGCCCAACACGCGCTACCGCACCGGCGCGGAGCAGGCGGAATTTTTCCGGGCCGTCATTGAGCGACTCCAGTCGATGCCACAGATCGAATCCGCCGCCGCCGTCATCGGCCTGCCACTCAGCGGCAACCTCCCGCGTGCGCCCTACACCGTCGGCACCGACGCCGCGCTGCCCCTCCCGCAGCGCCCGCTCGCCGGCCTGCGCATCGTCACTCCCGGTTACTTGAAAACCCTCGGCATCCCGCTCCGCGAGGGCCGCGACTTCACCGACCTCGACCGCCAGGGCGCACCGGGCGTCTGCCTGATCAATGAATCCTTCGCGCGCCGCCTCTTCCCCGGCCAGAGCGCGCTGGGTAAAGTCATCCGTCGCGGCCGCGACGCGGAGTTCGCCCACGAAATCGTCGGCGTCGTGGCCGACGTGCGCTCGCTCGGCCTCGGCCAGCCGCCGTCGGACGAAGTTTTCTACCCACTCGCCCAATTGCCGCGCCCTGGACTCGCGATCGTGGCGCGCACGGCGGGCGACGCGGCGGGCTTGCAGGCGATCATCCGGTCCGCCGTCGCGTCGGTCGATCGCGACCAACCCGTATCGTTCTTCCAAACGATGGAGAACTTGCTCCAGCAGAGCCTCGGTTTTCAACGGATCGTCGCCTCGCTCACCACGCTCTTCGCCGGCATCGCGCTCGTCCTCGCCGCCGTCGGTCTTTACAGCGTGCTGGCCTACTCCGTGGCGCAGCGCACCGGCGAGATCGGCATTCGGATGGCGCTCGGGGCGGCACGCAGCGATGTCGTGGCGATGATCGTGCGGCAGGGCCTCGGGCTCGTCGCCATCGGCTTGGGCGTCGGTC
Coding sequences within it:
- a CDS encoding ABC transporter permease is translated as MHSLKTAFRSLLKSPGFTAVAVLTIAVGIGANTTLFTLFDRLMLNPVSFPEPSRLVAVWAVNNERQFVAPAISWPRFEELHRSTGSVFESLTTSSFDSHTLTGNGEPEQVTVLRVTADFFSTIGIKPARGRAFTREEDLPNGAAVVILAHEYWQTRFGGRESILGENIMLSGTPHQVIGIMPPRLGNPFVGAQVFVPRVFEVGGLQPAQIQAGAGYTQALGRLRPGVTLEQARAACAAHDRAYREQFASRLDADNQMDPRAFTETLVSGLRPTMRMMLGVVAFVLLIACANVASLFLGRLSARQKEIAVRQSLGATRGMLVRQFLVESLLFSVVAGGLGVLLAIWSLSGIRSLLANQLPPDTQLGVSLPALVATVGVTFLVGVLIGLFPAWQASQVELTETLKDSSRGSSGGPRGKRFRGALVVAEVALSVALLVGSGLLLASFLKLQRTPPGFSPRGVAAAFVGLPNTRYRTGAEQAEFFRAVIERLQSMPQIESAAAVIGLPLSGNLPRAPYTVGTDAALPLPQRPLAGLRIVTPGYLKTLGIPLREGRDFTDLDRQGAPGVCLINESFARRLFPGQSALGKVIRRGRDAEFAHEIVGVVADVRSLGLGQPPSDEVFYPLAQLPRPGLAIVARTAGDAAGLQAIIRSAVASVDRDQPVSFFQTMENLLQQSLGFQRIVASLTTLFAGIALVLAAVGLYSVLAYSVAQRTGEIGIRMALGAARSDVVAMIVRQGLGLVAIGLGVGLAGAAGLAHLLSTLLYEVRPFEPAVYAVVTVVFAVVAVLACLLPSWRASRVDPLVALRTE